The proteins below are encoded in one region of Chaetodon trifascialis isolate fChaTrf1 chromosome 11, fChaTrf1.hap1, whole genome shotgun sequence:
- the plvapa gene encoding plasmalemma vesicle associated protein a yields MYSSGYSQVSKYSPQAQKKMQYRSSGKSCGYYMRIVFFFSSLIQSLIIVSLVLFLIYGKKQDSASTSRIQDLEESFSRLSIENVALRHQRKNLTTLLNSTLTEKARNDWDLAKLRYFTNISAILIQDMDKRLKQCTAELIFCKSLTRPPGQCPQLQPGVCNCGLLAEELKTRLDLVESNFTQTTREMRMEMDQIARERDNLNLEVIRLRRDRATHQRTVEHYKDKCKEDFAQSLSGVTNVTKAFLEKVESLFPAHIAFQLTCPKQREHLEQIRTNCTSLSRDVEDKFQRYLNSVGEQVSGIQSENSRLKAENWRLSEDYRWCSQNRTGLIQQHRQNLTKIQQKHDEDKEKLLLDKIRLNGEIEVLGNNVKYKSKEAEHLAQKLKELNLTCMSKTGLGGFPGVPQTGQTGWGSSSASSSSSVLDQLGRTGSGLSFGSSGSTFSKPLSTGTGSSSSSILSSGSSSSIGSGYNRQGSTGTGSSSSSILSSGSSSSIGSGYNRQGSTGTGSSSSSILSSGSSSSIGSGYNRQGSTGTGSSSTSILSGGSGSSTGSGYNRQGSTGTGSSSTSILSGGSGSSTGLGYNKPGSTGGVASSYGSTGSNPSLSSSGTGSNKPALSGRGSSTVGSSSGLSGLIPNFSLSGTGSNKPTSSVKSSPGLGSSSGSTGSTSKTGSGLSWFGLGTNSGQSKTGGGTGKVPSSGNSLGGTGSSIGAGRTSGLGVSVAQHLQDLQRLINPAGPEEKQDLARILG; encoded by the exons CAGGACCTGGAGGAGAGCTTCAGCCGACTCTCCATAGAGAATGTTGCCCTGAGGCACCAGAGGAAGAACCTGACCACATTACTCAACTCCACGCTGACTGAAAAGGCCCGCAATGACTGGGACCTGGCCAAGCTGCGCTACTTCACCAACATCTCAGCAATCCTTATCCAAGATATGGACAAGAGGCTG AAACAGTGCACTGCCGAGTTGATTTTTTGCAAGTCCTTAACACGTCCACCTGGCCAATGCCCACAAT TGCAACCAGGTGTCTGCAACTGTGGGCTGTTGGCTGAAGAACTGAAAACCAGGCTTGACCTTGTGGAGTCCAACTTCACACAAACAACACGGGAGATGAGGATGGAAATGGACCAGATagccagagagagggacaaCTTGAACTTGGAGGTCATCCGTCTGAGGAGGGACAGAGCCACACACCAAAGGACAGTGGAGCACTATAAAGATAAATGCAAAGAAGACTTTGCCCAGTCCTTGAGTGGTGTCACCAATGTCACCAAGGCTTTCTTAGAGAAGGTCGAGTCCCTCTTCCCTGCACACATCGCCTTCCAGCTCACCTGTCCGAAACAGAGGGAACATCTGGAGCAGATCCGCACCAATTGCACCAGCCTGTCCAGAGATGTCGAGGACAAGTTCCAGCGTTATTTGAACAGTGTAGGAGAACAGGTGTCAGGCATTCAGTCGGAGAACAGCCGCTTGAAGGCAGAGAACTGGCGACTGTCTGAGGACTATCGCTGGTGCAGCCAGAACCGCACAGGCCTGATCCAACAGCACAGGCAGAACTTAACCAAGATTCAGCAGAAACATGATGAGGACAAGGAGAAACTCCTGTTGGACAAGATCAGGCTGAATGGAGAGATAGAAGTCCTGGGCAACAATGTCAAATATAAAAGTAAAGAGGCTGAGCACCTTGCACAGAAACTCAAGGAGCTCAACTTGACCTGCATGTCTAAG ACAGGGTTAGGTGGATTTCCAGGAGTGCCTCAGACAGGTCAGACTGGGTGGGGATCCAGCTCTGCCTCATCCAGCTCTTCTGTTTTGGATCAGCTTGGTCGGACAGGGTCAGGTTTAAGCTTTGGCTCATCTGGATCAACATTCAGTAAGCCACTATCAACTGGGACAGGGTCTTCAAGCTCATCCATCCTGTCGTCTGGGTCAAGTAGCTCCATTGGGTCGGGATACAATAGGCAAGGCTCAACTGGGACAGGCTCTTCAAGCTCGTCCATCTTGTCATCTGGGTCAAGTAGCTCCATTGGGTCGGGATACAATAGGCAAGGCTCAACTGGGACAGGCTCTTCAAGCTCGTCCATCTTGTCGTCTGGGTCAAGTAGCTCCATTGGGTCGGGATACAATAGGCAAGGCTCAACTGGGACAGGCTCATCTAGCACGTCCATCTTGTCAGGTGGGTCTGGTAGCTCCACCGGGTCAGGATACAATAGGCAAGGCTCAACTGGGACAGGCTCATCTAGCACATCCATCTTGTCAGGTGGGTCTGGTAGCTCCACCGGGTTAGGATACAATAAGCCAGGATCAACTGGGGGAGTTGCATCAAGCTATGGATCCACAGGGTCCAATCCAAGTCTTAGCTCAAGTGGGACAGGCTCAAATAAGCCAGCACTGAGTGGGAGAGGCTCATCAACTGTTGGGTCCTCCTCTGGGTTATCTGGGTTAATCCCAAATTTTAGCTTAAGTGGGACGGGCTCAAATAAGCCAACATCAAGTGTGAAAAGCTCCCCAGGTCTTGGGTCATCCTCTGGGTCAACTGGATCTACAAGTAAAACAGGCTCTGGACTTTCTTGGTTTGGGTTAGGGACCAACTCAGGACAAAGTAAGACAGGAGGCGGAACAGGGAAAGTACCATCAAGTGGGAATAGTCTCGGTGGAACTGGATCGTCAATTGGGGCAGGAAGAACAAGTGGACTTGGAG TCAGTGTTGCTCAGCACCTTCAAGATCTGCAACGCCTCATCAACCCTGCTGGCCCAGA gGAGAAACAAGATCTCGCCAGAATTTTGGGTTAA